One window of the Anoplolepis gracilipes chromosome 9, ASM4749672v1, whole genome shotgun sequence genome contains the following:
- the LOC140669742 gene encoding long-chain-fatty-acid--CoA ligase 1 isoform X1 produces MLQSQFEDYLPYLGGAAGALFVTGVAYWASRPKAERPLFPLDAQATILPGNEHIRVSKFYKEGREGKFITFLFEDTLTLYDGFRRGAKESNNGPCLGWRDGPNKPYQWLHYNEALLRAKNFGSGLVSLGLAPGPQTLVGLYSQNCPEWILTEQACYSYSLVVVPLYDTLGPDACAYIINQAEIKLVVCEDDQKCNLLLDKVPRCLRKLVVMKETRPATNQRAKNCGIELYRFDDIERLGAQKNHPELPPKPSDLCTICYTSGTTGNPKGVMLTHQNIMAANCSVMLQMGDHGLTSKDTMISFLPLAHMLERCCENTLYMMGGAVGFYSGDIKKLPDDMKALRPTIMPAVPRLLNRIYDKVYNELRSSFLKRMIFSMGMRAKETELKKSIVRINSIWDKIVFRKIQESMGGRLRLMLVGSAPLAGNVLTFTRCALGCVVVEGYGQTECSAPITLTIQGDHVPEHVGPPVACCCVKLVDVPEMEYYAANNQGEVCVKGTNIFMGYFKDPEKTAEVIDEQGWHHTGDIGMWQPNGTLKIIDRKKHIFKLSQGEYIVPEKIENIYIRSQYVQQVFVHGESLKSCIIAIVVPEVDVVKCWAVENGIPGTLSVLCANPEVKKLIMDDMLTWGKEAGLKSFEQVKDIYLHPDPFSVQNGLLTPTLKSKRPQLRAYFKPQIEDLYQQLD; encoded by the exons A TGTTACAGTCTCAATTCGAGGACTACCTACCATATCTGGGCGGCGCGGCAGGTGCTCTCTTTGTCACCGGGGTGGCTTACTGGGCTTCCAGACCGAAGGCCGAGAGACCGCTCTTTCCGCTCGATGCTCAGGCAACAATACTACCG GGCAACGAACATATCCGGGTGTCAAAATTCTACAAAGAAGGCAGAGAAGGCAAATTCATTACCTTCTTATTCGAGGATACGCTCACCCTCTATGACGGCTTCCGTCGCGGCGCCAAGGAATCCA ATAATGGTCCCTGCCTTGGGTGGAGGGACGGGCCCAACAAGCCCTATCAATGGCTTCATTACAACGAGGCACTGCTCAGGGCGAAGAATTTTGGTTCCGGCCTAGTGTCCCTAGGGCTGGCCCCTGGTCCACAAACTTTAGTAGGCCTGTACAGTCAGAATTGTCCCGAATGGATTCTCACCGAGCAGGCATGCTATTCATATTCGCTTGTAGTAGTGCCATTGTACGACACCTTGGGCCCAGATGCTTGCGCGTACATCATCAATCAGGCTGAAATTAAATTGGTAGTATGCGAAGATGACCAAAAGTGCAATTTACTCCTCGACAAAGTACCGAG GTGTTTACGGAAGCTGGTGGTGATGAAGGAGACACGGCCGGCGACAAATCAGCGGGCGAAGAACTGCGGAATCGAGCTGTACAGATTCGACGACATCGAACGTCTCGGCGCCCAGAAGAATCATCCGGAGCTGCCGCCGAAGCCGTCCGACCTCTGCACGATATGTTACACATCCGGCACTACCGGCAACCCGAAGGGTGTCATGTTGACTCACCAAAACATCATGGCGGCCAATTGTTCGGTGATGTTGCAAATGGGTGATCACGGGTTGACGAGCAAGGACACGATGATCAGCTTTTTGCCGTTGGCGCACATGCTGGAGCGCTGCTGTGAGAATACTTTGTACATGATGGGCGGTGCCGTCGGCTTTTACAGCGGTGACATCAAAAAACTACCCGACGACATGAAGGCCCTTAGACCTACCATCATGCCGGCCGTACCTAGGTTGCTGAATCGAATTTACGATAAG GTGTATAACGAGCTTCGCAGCTCGTTTCTGAAGAGGATGATCTTTAGTATGGGCATGCGGGCGAAAGAGACAGAGCTCAAGAAGAGCATCGTCAGGATAAACAGCATATGGGATAAAATCGTATTTAGGAAGATTCAGGAGTCGATGGGAGGCAGGTTGAGACTGATGCTCGTGGGTTCCGCGCCGCTGGCAGGGAACGTGCTCACATTCACCAGATGCGCCTTGGGCTGCGTGGTGGTCGAGGGTTACGGTCAGACGGAATGCAGCGCGCCAATAACACTTACTATTCAG GGCGATCATGTGCCGGAACATGTGGGACCACCGGTGGCTTGCTGTTGTGTCAAGCTCGTCGATGTTCCGGAGATGGAATATTACGCGGCGAATAATCAAGGTGAGGTGTGCGTCAAGGGCACCAACATCTTCATGGGATACTTCAAGGATCCCGAAAAGACTGCCGAGGTGATCGATGAGCAGGGATGGCATCACACGGGAGATATTGGCATGTGGCAGCCT AACGGaacgttaaaaataatcgacCGGAAGAAGCATATCTTCAAGTTATCGCAAGGAGAGTATATCGTGCCGGAGAagatcgaaaatatttatatacgcaGCCAATATGTGCAACAAGTATTCGTCCATGGAGAGTCACTAAAATCTTGTATCATAGCAATAGTAGTACCAGAAGTAGACGTAGTCAAGTGCTGGGCAGTAGAAAATGGCATACCCGGCACATTAAGCGTTTTGTGCGCTAATCCAGAAGTCAAAAAACTAATCATGGATGATATGTTAACGTGGGGGAAAGAAGCTGGTCTTAAGTCCTTTGAACAG GTGAAAGATATTTATCTCCATCCAGACCCGTTCTCCGTACAAAATGGGCTTCTAACACCAACGTTGAAATCGAAACGGCCTCAACTAAGAGCGTATTTCAAACCACAGATAGAAGATCTCTACCAACAATTGGACTGA
- the LOC140669742 gene encoding long-chain-fatty-acid--CoA ligase 1 isoform X2, with the protein MQSQFEDYLPYLGGAAGALFVTGVAYWASRPKAERPLFPLDAQATILPGNEHIRVSKFYKEGREGKFITFLFEDTLTLYDGFRRGAKESNNGPCLGWRDGPNKPYQWLHYNEALLRAKNFGSGLVSLGLAPGPQTLVGLYSQNCPEWILTEQACYSYSLVVVPLYDTLGPDACAYIINQAEIKLVVCEDDQKCNLLLDKVPRCLRKLVVMKETRPATNQRAKNCGIELYRFDDIERLGAQKNHPELPPKPSDLCTICYTSGTTGNPKGVMLTHQNIMAANCSVMLQMGDHGLTSKDTMISFLPLAHMLERCCENTLYMMGGAVGFYSGDIKKLPDDMKALRPTIMPAVPRLLNRIYDKVYNELRSSFLKRMIFSMGMRAKETELKKSIVRINSIWDKIVFRKIQESMGGRLRLMLVGSAPLAGNVLTFTRCALGCVVVEGYGQTECSAPITLTIQGDHVPEHVGPPVACCCVKLVDVPEMEYYAANNQGEVCVKGTNIFMGYFKDPEKTAEVIDEQGWHHTGDIGMWQPNGTLKIIDRKKHIFKLSQGEYIVPEKIENIYIRSQYVQQVFVHGESLKSCIIAIVVPEVDVVKCWAVENGIPGTLSVLCANPEVKKLIMDDMLTWGKEAGLKSFEQVKDIYLHPDPFSVQNGLLTPTLKSKRPQLRAYFKPQIEDLYQQLD; encoded by the exons ATGCAG TCTCAATTCGAGGACTACCTACCATATCTGGGCGGCGCGGCAGGTGCTCTCTTTGTCACCGGGGTGGCTTACTGGGCTTCCAGACCGAAGGCCGAGAGACCGCTCTTTCCGCTCGATGCTCAGGCAACAATACTACCG GGCAACGAACATATCCGGGTGTCAAAATTCTACAAAGAAGGCAGAGAAGGCAAATTCATTACCTTCTTATTCGAGGATACGCTCACCCTCTATGACGGCTTCCGTCGCGGCGCCAAGGAATCCA ATAATGGTCCCTGCCTTGGGTGGAGGGACGGGCCCAACAAGCCCTATCAATGGCTTCATTACAACGAGGCACTGCTCAGGGCGAAGAATTTTGGTTCCGGCCTAGTGTCCCTAGGGCTGGCCCCTGGTCCACAAACTTTAGTAGGCCTGTACAGTCAGAATTGTCCCGAATGGATTCTCACCGAGCAGGCATGCTATTCATATTCGCTTGTAGTAGTGCCATTGTACGACACCTTGGGCCCAGATGCTTGCGCGTACATCATCAATCAGGCTGAAATTAAATTGGTAGTATGCGAAGATGACCAAAAGTGCAATTTACTCCTCGACAAAGTACCGAG GTGTTTACGGAAGCTGGTGGTGATGAAGGAGACACGGCCGGCGACAAATCAGCGGGCGAAGAACTGCGGAATCGAGCTGTACAGATTCGACGACATCGAACGTCTCGGCGCCCAGAAGAATCATCCGGAGCTGCCGCCGAAGCCGTCCGACCTCTGCACGATATGTTACACATCCGGCACTACCGGCAACCCGAAGGGTGTCATGTTGACTCACCAAAACATCATGGCGGCCAATTGTTCGGTGATGTTGCAAATGGGTGATCACGGGTTGACGAGCAAGGACACGATGATCAGCTTTTTGCCGTTGGCGCACATGCTGGAGCGCTGCTGTGAGAATACTTTGTACATGATGGGCGGTGCCGTCGGCTTTTACAGCGGTGACATCAAAAAACTACCCGACGACATGAAGGCCCTTAGACCTACCATCATGCCGGCCGTACCTAGGTTGCTGAATCGAATTTACGATAAG GTGTATAACGAGCTTCGCAGCTCGTTTCTGAAGAGGATGATCTTTAGTATGGGCATGCGGGCGAAAGAGACAGAGCTCAAGAAGAGCATCGTCAGGATAAACAGCATATGGGATAAAATCGTATTTAGGAAGATTCAGGAGTCGATGGGAGGCAGGTTGAGACTGATGCTCGTGGGTTCCGCGCCGCTGGCAGGGAACGTGCTCACATTCACCAGATGCGCCTTGGGCTGCGTGGTGGTCGAGGGTTACGGTCAGACGGAATGCAGCGCGCCAATAACACTTACTATTCAG GGCGATCATGTGCCGGAACATGTGGGACCACCGGTGGCTTGCTGTTGTGTCAAGCTCGTCGATGTTCCGGAGATGGAATATTACGCGGCGAATAATCAAGGTGAGGTGTGCGTCAAGGGCACCAACATCTTCATGGGATACTTCAAGGATCCCGAAAAGACTGCCGAGGTGATCGATGAGCAGGGATGGCATCACACGGGAGATATTGGCATGTGGCAGCCT AACGGaacgttaaaaataatcgacCGGAAGAAGCATATCTTCAAGTTATCGCAAGGAGAGTATATCGTGCCGGAGAagatcgaaaatatttatatacgcaGCCAATATGTGCAACAAGTATTCGTCCATGGAGAGTCACTAAAATCTTGTATCATAGCAATAGTAGTACCAGAAGTAGACGTAGTCAAGTGCTGGGCAGTAGAAAATGGCATACCCGGCACATTAAGCGTTTTGTGCGCTAATCCAGAAGTCAAAAAACTAATCATGGATGATATGTTAACGTGGGGGAAAGAAGCTGGTCTTAAGTCCTTTGAACAG GTGAAAGATATTTATCTCCATCCAGACCCGTTCTCCGTACAAAATGGGCTTCTAACACCAACGTTGAAATCGAAACGGCCTCAACTAAGAGCGTATTTCAAACCACAGATAGAAGATCTCTACCAACAATTGGACTGA
- the LOC140669742 gene encoding long-chain-fatty-acid--CoA ligase 1 isoform X3: protein MSSGCFLPEPIHPPIDLGDQSDTVKGNEHIRVSKFYKEGREGKFITFLFEDTLTLYDGFRRGAKESNNGPCLGWRDGPNKPYQWLHYNEALLRAKNFGSGLVSLGLAPGPQTLVGLYSQNCPEWILTEQACYSYSLVVVPLYDTLGPDACAYIINQAEIKLVVCEDDQKCNLLLDKVPRCLRKLVVMKETRPATNQRAKNCGIELYRFDDIERLGAQKNHPELPPKPSDLCTICYTSGTTGNPKGVMLTHQNIMAANCSVMLQMGDHGLTSKDTMISFLPLAHMLERCCENTLYMMGGAVGFYSGDIKKLPDDMKALRPTIMPAVPRLLNRIYDKVYNELRSSFLKRMIFSMGMRAKETELKKSIVRINSIWDKIVFRKIQESMGGRLRLMLVGSAPLAGNVLTFTRCALGCVVVEGYGQTECSAPITLTIQGDHVPEHVGPPVACCCVKLVDVPEMEYYAANNQGEVCVKGTNIFMGYFKDPEKTAEVIDEQGWHHTGDIGMWQPNGTLKIIDRKKHIFKLSQGEYIVPEKIENIYIRSQYVQQVFVHGESLKSCIIAIVVPEVDVVKCWAVENGIPGTLSVLCANPEVKKLIMDDMLTWGKEAGLKSFEQVKDIYLHPDPFSVQNGLLTPTLKSKRPQLRAYFKPQIEDLYQQLD, encoded by the exons ATGTCGTCAGGCTGCTTCCTTCCCGAACCGATTCATCCGCCGATAGATCTCGGCGATCAGTCTGACACGGTTAAG GGCAACGAACATATCCGGGTGTCAAAATTCTACAAAGAAGGCAGAGAAGGCAAATTCATTACCTTCTTATTCGAGGATACGCTCACCCTCTATGACGGCTTCCGTCGCGGCGCCAAGGAATCCA ATAATGGTCCCTGCCTTGGGTGGAGGGACGGGCCCAACAAGCCCTATCAATGGCTTCATTACAACGAGGCACTGCTCAGGGCGAAGAATTTTGGTTCCGGCCTAGTGTCCCTAGGGCTGGCCCCTGGTCCACAAACTTTAGTAGGCCTGTACAGTCAGAATTGTCCCGAATGGATTCTCACCGAGCAGGCATGCTATTCATATTCGCTTGTAGTAGTGCCATTGTACGACACCTTGGGCCCAGATGCTTGCGCGTACATCATCAATCAGGCTGAAATTAAATTGGTAGTATGCGAAGATGACCAAAAGTGCAATTTACTCCTCGACAAAGTACCGAG GTGTTTACGGAAGCTGGTGGTGATGAAGGAGACACGGCCGGCGACAAATCAGCGGGCGAAGAACTGCGGAATCGAGCTGTACAGATTCGACGACATCGAACGTCTCGGCGCCCAGAAGAATCATCCGGAGCTGCCGCCGAAGCCGTCCGACCTCTGCACGATATGTTACACATCCGGCACTACCGGCAACCCGAAGGGTGTCATGTTGACTCACCAAAACATCATGGCGGCCAATTGTTCGGTGATGTTGCAAATGGGTGATCACGGGTTGACGAGCAAGGACACGATGATCAGCTTTTTGCCGTTGGCGCACATGCTGGAGCGCTGCTGTGAGAATACTTTGTACATGATGGGCGGTGCCGTCGGCTTTTACAGCGGTGACATCAAAAAACTACCCGACGACATGAAGGCCCTTAGACCTACCATCATGCCGGCCGTACCTAGGTTGCTGAATCGAATTTACGATAAG GTGTATAACGAGCTTCGCAGCTCGTTTCTGAAGAGGATGATCTTTAGTATGGGCATGCGGGCGAAAGAGACAGAGCTCAAGAAGAGCATCGTCAGGATAAACAGCATATGGGATAAAATCGTATTTAGGAAGATTCAGGAGTCGATGGGAGGCAGGTTGAGACTGATGCTCGTGGGTTCCGCGCCGCTGGCAGGGAACGTGCTCACATTCACCAGATGCGCCTTGGGCTGCGTGGTGGTCGAGGGTTACGGTCAGACGGAATGCAGCGCGCCAATAACACTTACTATTCAG GGCGATCATGTGCCGGAACATGTGGGACCACCGGTGGCTTGCTGTTGTGTCAAGCTCGTCGATGTTCCGGAGATGGAATATTACGCGGCGAATAATCAAGGTGAGGTGTGCGTCAAGGGCACCAACATCTTCATGGGATACTTCAAGGATCCCGAAAAGACTGCCGAGGTGATCGATGAGCAGGGATGGCATCACACGGGAGATATTGGCATGTGGCAGCCT AACGGaacgttaaaaataatcgacCGGAAGAAGCATATCTTCAAGTTATCGCAAGGAGAGTATATCGTGCCGGAGAagatcgaaaatatttatatacgcaGCCAATATGTGCAACAAGTATTCGTCCATGGAGAGTCACTAAAATCTTGTATCATAGCAATAGTAGTACCAGAAGTAGACGTAGTCAAGTGCTGGGCAGTAGAAAATGGCATACCCGGCACATTAAGCGTTTTGTGCGCTAATCCAGAAGTCAAAAAACTAATCATGGATGATATGTTAACGTGGGGGAAAGAAGCTGGTCTTAAGTCCTTTGAACAG GTGAAAGATATTTATCTCCATCCAGACCCGTTCTCCGTACAAAATGGGCTTCTAACACCAACGTTGAAATCGAAACGGCCTCAACTAAGAGCGTATTTCAAACCACAGATAGAAGATCTCTACCAACAATTGGACTGA
- the Vti1a gene encoding vesicle transport through interaction with t-SNAREs homolog 1A encodes MASLIDNYEQQYAVLTADITAKIGRIRIQSGGEKRAFIQDVDRQIEEAQELLEQMELEVRGINGTARDRLRGRVESHRAELKRLMQEFQTAKKPKEDVIEITVDESWDNNVTEDQRKRLLDASERIERTGRTLQNGYRMALETEEIGSQVLKELHEQRETIQRSRGRLRETDAELGRGSRLLSGMIFRSLQQRIILAAVALVLIIVACIVIYYSFKSKS; translated from the exons ATGGCGTCACTCATTGACAACTACGAGCAGCAGTACGCCGTTCTGACAGCTGACATCACCGCAAAAATCGGTCGGATTAGAATCCAGAGCGGCG GTGAGAAAAGGGCCTTTATTCAAGATGTGGACCGGCAAATTGAAGAAGCTCAAGAActg CTGGAGCAAATGGAGCTGGAAGTTCGTGGGATAAATGGAACTGCTCGCGATCGCCTGCGCGGTCGCGTAGAGAGTCATAGAGCGGAATTGAAACGTTTAATGCAAGAGTTTCAAACGGCCAAAAAACCAAAAGAGGACGTTATAGAGATCACGGTGGATGAGTCATGGGACAACAATGTAACGGAAGACCAAAGAAAAAGACTGTTGGATGCATCCGAGAGGATAGAACGAACGGGGCGCACGTTACAAAATGGTTATCGTATGGCGTTGGAAACAGAAGAAATCGGTTCTCAAGTGCTAAAGGAACTTCACGAACAGAGAGAAACGATACAGCGAAGCAGAGGGAGG TTACGCGAAACGGATGCAGAATTAGGGCGTGGGTCTCGATTATTATCAGGGATGATCTTTCGGAGCCTTCAACAGAGAATTATTTTAGCAGCAGTAGCATTAGTACTCATAATTGTCGCGTGCATTgtgatatattatagttttaagTCTAAGAGTTAA
- the LOC140669746 gene encoding protein Rae1-like: MFNQNNTLRTGTSNTSNPMQDFEVVSPPDDSVSSLEFSPASIQQNFLVAGSWDCNVRCWEVEQSGKTVPKSMQSMAAPVLDVCWSDDGTKVFMAGCDKTAKCWDLATNQSMQVAAHDAPIRTCHWIKATTYSCLMTGSWDKTLRFWDLRSPKPAMTINLPERCYCADVDYPMAVVGTAVRGLIVYQLEGSPREYKPVELSLKYQYRCVAIFRDKKKVPTGFAIGSTEGRVAIHHLNLSTKENFTFKCHRTNGTPNGYQDIYAVNDIAFHPVHGTVATVGGDGTFGFWDKDARTKLKSSETMEQPITRCCFNHNGQIFAYAVSYDWSKGHEYYNPAKKNEIFLRPCYDELKPKASP; the protein is encoded by the exons TTTCGCCGCCGGACGATTCTGTCTCGAGTCTGGAGTTCAGCCCGGCGTCTATTCAACAGAATTTTCTCGTAGCCGGTTCCTGGGATTGCAATGTCCGTTGCTGGGAAGTCGAGCAGTCCGGCAAAACGGTACCTAAATCAATGCAGAGCATGGCAGCGCCGGTCTTGGACGTATGCTGGAGTGat GATGGAACCAAGGTATTTATGGCAGGATGTGACAAAACAGCAAAGTGCTGGGATCTGGCTACAAATCAAAGCATGCAGGTGGCAGCGCACGATGCACCTATTAGAACATGTCATTGGATAAAGGCAACTACATATTCGTGTTTAATGACTGGTTCCTGGGATAAAACCCTaaga ttttggGATTTGCGCAGTCCTAAACCTGCAATGACCATCAATCTACCTGAAAGATGTTATTGCGCGGATGTg GATTATCCAATGGCAGTCGTAGGAACAGCTGTACGAGGTTTAATAGTCTATCAACTGGAAGGAAGTCCACGTGAATACAAACCAGTTGAGTTGAGTTTGAAGTATCAATATCGTTGCGTAGCAATTTTCAGAGATAAGAAGAAAGTTCCGACCGGTTTCGCGATTGGGAGCACAGAGGGACGTGTAGCGATTCATCATCTGAATCTTagtacaaaagaaaatttcacatttaaatGTCATAGAACTAACGGTACACCAAATGGATATCAGGATATTTATGCG GTTAATGACATAGCATTCCATCCAGTACATGGCACTGTAGCAACTGTAGGTGGTGATGGCACTTTTGGTTTCTGGGATAAAGATGCACGTACGAAGTTAAAATCATCCGAAACAATGGAGCAACCCATCACACGTTGCTGTTTTAATCACAATGGACAGATATTTGCATATGCTGTGTCTTACGATTGGTCTAAg ggACACGAATACTATAACCCagcaaagaaaaatgaaatcttTTTGAGACCGTGTTACGATGAATTGAAACCAAAAGCTTCACCCTAA